In the Peptoclostridium acidaminophilum DSM 3953 genome, one interval contains:
- the dinD gene encoding DNA damage-inducible protein D: MATLIAAEYKQFEDIKHADENGVVFWYARELASVLDYTQWRNFTKVIDKAMLSCQNSGFECADHFVEVSKIVEAGATSKPINDFELSRYACYLIVQNGDPRKEPIALGQTYFAIQTRRQEIADRFNELDEDNKRLVIRGEVTSWNAMLVEAAHKAGITDQLEYAQFQNAGYMGLYGGLTAADIHRRKNLKKSDKILDHMGSEELGANLFRITQTEAKLRREQPQGLEPASGIHYQVGQTVREAIIKNNGTMPEDLPTPEKSIAEIGKEQLKKLKEKKEPPMLDE, translated from the coding sequence ATGGCAACACTTATAGCAGCAGAATATAAGCAATTTGAAGATATAAAGCACGCTGATGAAAACGGCGTTGTGTTTTGGTATGCCCGTGAACTTGCCAGTGTCCTTGATTACACCCAATGGCGAAACTTCACAAAGGTCATCGATAAGGCGATGTTGTCCTGTCAAAACAGCGGTTTTGAATGTGCAGACCATTTTGTCGAGGTCAGCAAAATCGTAGAGGCAGGCGCAACCTCAAAACCGATAAATGATTTTGAGCTTTCACGCTATGCCTGTTATTTGATTGTTCAGAATGGTGATCCACGCAAAGAGCCTATCGCCCTTGGTCAAACCTACTTTGCGATCCAGACCCGCCGACAAGAAATAGCCGATAGATTCAATGAGCTTGATGAGGATAATAAACGCCTTGTTATCCGTGGCGAGGTCACAAGTTGGAATGCAATGTTAGTAGAAGCAGCACATAAAGCTGGTATCACTGACCAATTAGAATACGCTCAGTTTCAAAATGCAGGCTACATGGGATTATATGGCGGATTAACCGCAGCAGATATTCACAGACGGAAAAATCTCAAAAAAAGCGATAAAATTCTTGACCATATGGGCAGTGAAGAACTAGGTGCAAATCTGTTCCGCATTACACAGACCGAGGCAAAGCTCCGACGTGAACAACCTCAAGGTCTGGAACCAGCAAGCGGCATCCATTACCAAGTCGGACAAACTGTCCGTGAAGCAATCATAAAAAACAATGGTACAATGCCAGAGGATCTACCAACTCCCGAAAAGAGCATTGCTGAAATTGGCAAGGAACAGCTTAAAAAACTGAAAGAGAAAAAAGAACCGCCTATGCTTGATGAATAG
- a CDS encoding VirB4-like conjugal transfer ATPase, CD1110 family — protein MSKAENQSRPKLTKAERQKINAAILMAKNKNNKKEKSAQDTIPFQKMYPDGICRVTDNLYTKTIRFHDINYQLAQNEDKTAIFESWCDFLNYFDSSIYFQLSFLNMTANANDYESSISINPQQDDFDSIRSEYTEMLFNQLSKGNNGLMKTKYLTFGIEAENIKIAKPRLERIENDLWNGFKRLGAKVDSLDGKERLKLFHNILRMDGNEPFHFDWKWLVPSGLSVKDFIAPSSFEFREGRVFKTGGKFGAVSFLQILAPELNDRILADFLDIESNLLVTMHIQSVDQTKAIKTIKRKITDLDKMKIEEQKKAVRSGYDMDIIPSDLATYGGEAKKLLADLQSRNERMFLVTFLILNTADTKQHLENTVFQASGIAQKHNCTLVRLDYQQEQGLMSSLPLGYNQTVIQRSLTTSATAIFVPFTTQELFQSSGESLYYGLNALSNNLIMVDRKKLKNPNGLILGTPGSGKSFSAKREITNIFLITTDDIIICDPEAEYYPLVNRLNGQVVKISPTSTDFVNPMDINLNYSEDDSPLSLKSDFILSLCELIVGGKEGLMPVEKSIIDRCVRLIYADYLSNPVPEKMPILEDLYNALKEQDEKEAQHIMAALEIYVTGSLNVFNHRTNVDINNRLVCFDIKELGKQLKKLGMLVVQDQVWNRVTVNRSEKRSTRYYMDEFHLLLKEEQTAAYSVEIWKRFRKWGGIPTGITQNVKDLLSSREVENIFENSDFVYMLNQASGDRQILAKQLNISPHQLSYVTHSGEGEGLLFYGNVILPFADKFPKDTELYRIMTTKPNETEKT, from the coding sequence TTGTCGAAGGCAGAAAATCAATCTCGTCCAAAGCTAACAAAGGCAGAACGACAGAAAATTAACGCTGCCATTTTAATGGCAAAAAACAAGAATAATAAAAAAGAGAAAAGCGCACAAGATACAATCCCCTTTCAAAAAATGTACCCTGATGGCATCTGTCGTGTTACGGATAATCTCTACACCAAGACTATTCGCTTTCACGATATCAACTATCAACTTGCTCAAAACGAGGATAAAACCGCTATTTTTGAGAGCTGGTGCGATTTTCTCAATTACTTTGATAGTTCCATTTACTTTCAGCTTTCATTCCTCAATATGACCGCAAACGCAAACGACTATGAAAGTAGTATCTCGATCAATCCACAGCAGGATGACTTTGACAGCATCCGAAGCGAGTACACAGAAATGCTTTTTAATCAGCTATCTAAGGGGAATAACGGTTTGATGAAAACCAAGTATCTTACCTTTGGCATAGAAGCTGAAAACATTAAAATTGCAAAACCAAGGCTTGAGCGAATAGAGAATGATCTATGGAACGGCTTTAAGCGTCTTGGCGCAAAGGTAGACTCCCTTGACGGCAAGGAAAGACTCAAGCTCTTTCACAACATCCTGCGAATGGATGGCAACGAGCCGTTTCACTTTGACTGGAAGTGGCTTGTCCCATCTGGACTATCGGTAAAGGATTTCATTGCACCCTCATCTTTCGAGTTTCGGGAAGGCAGAGTATTTAAGACCGGTGGCAAATTTGGTGCCGTATCCTTTCTACAGATCCTTGCGCCTGAACTGAATGACCGCATTTTAGCAGACTTTCTCGACATTGAAAGCAATCTCCTTGTGACCATGCACATTCAATCAGTCGATCAGACCAAAGCAATTAAAACAATCAAACGTAAGATCACCGATTTGGATAAGATGAAGATTGAAGAACAGAAAAAAGCTGTCCGCAGTGGATACGACATGGATATTATCCCCTCAGATCTTGCCACTTACGGAGGTGAGGCAAAAAAACTCCTAGCGGATTTACAAAGCCGAAATGAAAGAATGTTTCTTGTTACCTTTCTAATACTAAATACCGCAGATACAAAACAGCACCTTGAAAACACAGTATTTCAGGCATCAGGCATCGCACAGAAACACAACTGCACACTGGTCAGACTTGATTATCAACAAGAGCAGGGCCTTATGTCCTCTCTCCCACTTGGTTATAATCAAACGGTGATTCAGCGGAGCTTAACCACCTCAGCAACTGCGATATTCGTTCCCTTTACAACACAGGAGCTTTTCCAATCCAGCGGGGAGTCGCTTTATTATGGCCTGAATGCCCTTTCCAATAACCTCATCATGGTAGATCGCAAAAAGCTCAAAAATCCGAACGGTTTGATTTTAGGAACTCCTGGCAGCGGAAAAAGCTTTTCTGCAAAACGTGAGATTACCAACATATTTCTCATTACTACAGATGACATTATCATTTGCGATCCGGAGGCAGAGTATTATCCCCTCGTTAATCGTCTCAATGGCCAAGTTGTAAAAATTTCGCCCACAAGCACCGACTTTGTCAATCCGATGGATATCAACTTGAATTACAGCGAGGATGATAGTCCGCTTTCCTTGAAATCCGACTTCATCCTCTCCCTGTGCGAGTTGATTGTGGGTGGAAAAGAAGGCCTTATGCCTGTAGAGAAAAGTATCATCGACCGCTGTGTCCGTCTTATCTACGCTGATTATCTGTCTAACCCTGTCCCAGAGAAGATGCCAATTCTTGAAGACTTGTACAATGCCCTCAAGGAACAGGACGAAAAAGAAGCACAGCATATCATGGCTGCTCTTGAAATCTATGTTACAGGCTCCCTCAATGTATTCAACCACCGTACCAATGTGGATATTAATAATCGACTTGTCTGCTTTGATATTAAAGAGCTTGGTAAACAACTAAAAAAGCTGGGGATGCTCGTGGTGCAGGATCAGGTTTGGAACAGAGTGACCGTCAATCGTTCAGAAAAACGCTCCACCCGTTACTATATGGATGAGTTTCACCTTCTTTTAAAAGAAGAACAGACTGCCGCCTATTCAGTGGAAATCTGGAAACGCTTTAGAAAATGGGGCGGCATTCCCACAGGAATCACACAAAATGTCAAAGACCTTCTTTCCTCTCGTGAGGTGGAGAACATCTTTGAGAACTCTGACTTTGTGTATATGCTCAATCAGGCATCAGGCGACCGTCAAATCTTAGCAAAGCAGCTCAATATCTCTCCTCACCAGCTTTCCTATGTGACCCATTCCGGTGAGGGCGAAGGGCTTCTCTTCTATGGAAATGTGATTCTACCCTTTGCCGATAAGTTCCCGAAAGATACTGAGCTATATCGCATAATGACGACAAAGCCGAATGAAACAGAAAAAACTTAG
- a CDS encoding PrgI family protein: MAYVSVPKDLSTVKTKVVFNLTKRQLICFSAALAVGLPVFFLTKDSTGTSSSTLMMIFTMLPLFMLAIYEKHGQPLEVILKHYIEVRFLKPKQRPYKTNNFYALLIQQDQLDKEVKHIVEGRKSISSKANKGRTTEN, from the coding sequence ATGGCTTATGTATCTGTACCCAAAGATTTAAGTACCGTAAAAACAAAAGTCGTATTCAATCTAACTAAGCGGCAGCTCATTTGTTTTTCTGCTGCACTTGCAGTAGGATTGCCCGTGTTTTTCCTCACAAAGGATAGCACAGGTACAAGTAGCTCAACGCTTATGATGATTTTCACTATGCTCCCTCTTTTCATGTTAGCCATATACGAGAAGCATGGGCAGCCATTGGAAGTCATCCTAAAACACTATATTGAGGTGCGTTTTTTGAAGCCCAAACAGCGCCCTTACAAAACTAACAATTTCTATGCCCTACTCATACAGCAGGATCAATTGGACAAGGAGGTAAAGCACATTGTCGAAGGCAGAAAATCAATCTCGTCCAAAGCTAACAAAGGCAGAACGACAGAAAATTAA
- a CDS encoding VirB6/TrbL-like conjugal transfer protein, CD1112 family: MQSIIDSITEWLKELLISGITSNLSGMFDTVNSKVGEIAGEVGKTPSAWNGGVFSMIQSLSDNVIIPIAGIILTFVMCYELIQMVIEKNNLHDIETFMFFKWIFKTFVAVLIITNTFNIIMGIFDMSQHVVSNAAGVIISDTNIDITTVIASMEERLKEMDLGPLLGLWLQSTLIGITMHALSICIFVIIYGRMIEIYLMTSMGAIPFATMVNREWGGMGQNYLRAMFALGFQAFLIMVCVGIYAVLVQSIAIDEDIIKAVWTCVGYTVLLCFSLFKTSSMAKSLFNAH; this comes from the coding sequence ATGCAAAGCATCATCGACAGCATTACCGAATGGTTAAAGGAGCTGCTTATTAGCGGCATTACATCGAATTTGTCGGGGATGTTCGATACCGTCAACAGCAAAGTTGGCGAGATTGCAGGCGAAGTGGGCAAGACACCATCGGCGTGGAACGGTGGTGTCTTTTCCATGATCCAAAGCCTTTCCGATAACGTGATCATCCCCATTGCCGGTATTATTCTGACCTTTGTGATGTGCTACGAGCTGATACAAATGGTCATTGAAAAGAATAACCTTCACGATATTGAAACTTTTATGTTTTTCAAATGGATTTTTAAAACCTTTGTGGCTGTGCTAATCATCACAAATACCTTTAATATCATCATGGGAATTTTTGATATGTCTCAGCATGTTGTATCAAATGCCGCAGGTGTAATCATTTCAGACACCAACATCGACATCACCACTGTTATCGCCAGTATGGAGGAAAGGCTCAAGGAAATGGATCTTGGCCCTCTGTTGGGACTGTGGTTGCAAAGCACACTAATAGGCATTACGATGCACGCTCTATCTATTTGCATCTTCGTCATCATCTATGGACGAATGATCGAAATCTATTTGATGACCTCCATGGGCGCAATCCCTTTTGCCACAATGGTTAATCGAGAATGGGGCGGCATGGGTCAAAACTATTTAAGAGCCATGTTCGCTCTTGGATTTCAGGCTTTTCTAATCATGGTTTGCGTAGGCATATATGCCGTGCTCGTCCAGTCCATTGCCATCGATGAAGATATTATCAAGGCCGTATGGACCTGTGTTGGCTATACTGTACTGCTGTGCTTTTCCCTGTTTAAAACAAGCTCAATGGCAAAAAGCCTGTTTAATGCTCATTAA
- a CDS encoding Maff2 family mobile element protein — MAFFNEAVEVLQTLVIALGAGLGIWGVINLLEGYGNDNPGAKSQGMKQLMAGGGVALIGMTLVPLLSGLFS; from the coding sequence ATGGCGTTTTTTAATGAAGCAGTAGAAGTATTGCAGACACTGGTTATTGCACTTGGTGCAGGTCTTGGAATTTGGGGAGTTATCAACTTGCTCGAAGGTTACGGAAACGATAATCCCGGTGCAAAATCACAAGGGATGAAACAGCTCATGGCAGGTGGTGGCGTAGCACTTATCGGAATGACACTTGTTCCCCTACTCTCTGGCTTGTTCAGTTAG